The following proteins are co-located in the Paraburkholderia phytofirmans PsJN genome:
- a CDS encoding rubredoxin translates to MSEVIEVTEYKSWVCLICGWIYNEEEGLPEEGIAPGTRFAAIPEDWRCPLCDVGKAEFAVVEF, encoded by the coding sequence GTGAGCGAAGTAATTGAAGTGACTGAATATAAGAGCTGGGTCTGCCTGATTTGCGGCTGGATCTACAACGAGGAAGAAGGCCTGCCCGAGGAAGGCATCGCACCGGGCACGCGCTTCGCCGCAATTCCCGAAGACTGGCGCTGCCCGCTGTGCGACGTGGGCAAGGCCGAGTTCGCGGTGGTGGAGTTCTGA
- a CDS encoding DUF4399 domain-containing protein: MFKNKWLVGAALAGMLAVSSAAQAASVSFVQPADGATVSNPVHVVFGVDGMKIAPAGTMTEGTGHHHLLVDGKPVPKGEVIPANDKSLHFGKGQTETDLTLPPGDHTLTLQFGDGAHRSYGPEMSKTIAVHVK, translated from the coding sequence ATGTTCAAAAACAAATGGTTGGTCGGTGCGGCATTGGCCGGAATGCTCGCCGTATCCAGCGCGGCCCAGGCCGCAAGCGTGTCGTTCGTGCAGCCGGCGGACGGCGCCACCGTCAGCAATCCAGTCCACGTGGTGTTCGGCGTCGACGGCATGAAGATCGCGCCGGCCGGCACGATGACCGAAGGCACGGGCCATCATCATCTGCTGGTGGACGGCAAGCCGGTGCCCAAGGGCGAGGTCATTCCCGCGAACGACAAGTCGCTGCACTTCGGGAAGGGCCAGACCGAAACCGATCTGACGCTGCCGCCCGGCGACCACACGCTGACGCTGCAATTCGGCGACGGCGCGCACCGTTCGTACGGTCCGGAAATGAGCAAAACCATCGCCGTGCACGTGAAGTAA
- a CDS encoding ATP-binding cassette domain-containing protein produces MSLYTITGAQLAFGHVALLDHADFSLEAGERVGLIGRNGAGKSSLLKIVADLSKPDDGLVTRQQGLTSVYVPQEPEFDTDDTVFEAVAAGLTHARALLDEYDAVANQLADEPEGAEHDALMSRMNTLQSSLDHSDAWNWSTRVATTLQQIGLNGEARVGSLSGGMQKRVALARALVVQPDVLLLDEPTNHLDFDGIRWLEDLLVSLRAGLLFITHDRAFLDRVATRIVELDRGRLLSYPGNFSAYQTRKAQQLEIEQVEAAKFDKLLAQEEVWIRKGVEARRTRSVGRIARLVEMRNERAERRNVLGNVKLDVGQGEKSGKIVAELTDVTKRYGARTVVDNFTATVMRGDKIGFVGPNGAGKTTLLKMILGELAPDEGTVRIGTNLQVAYFDQMRAQLDLEKSLADTISPGSEWVEVNGQKKHVMSYLGDFLFAPERARSPVKSLSGGERNRLLLARLFARPANVLVLDEPTNDLDIPTLELLEELLTEYDGTVLLVSHDRAFLDNVATSVIASEGGGKWREYVGGFTDWQIQRDRSQQMALDAQKEAGKDAGKDAGKDAAAKDSAAGRNTQRAAKLSFKEQRELEALPEKIAALEAEQKTIGAQLEDGSVFAKDAQEGTRLTERYAAIDEELLLALERWDELENRRK; encoded by the coding sequence ATGTCGCTTTACACCATTACCGGGGCCCAACTGGCGTTCGGTCACGTCGCGTTGCTCGATCACGCGGATTTCTCTCTCGAAGCGGGCGAACGCGTCGGCCTGATCGGCCGCAACGGCGCGGGCAAGTCGTCGCTGCTGAAGATCGTTGCCGATCTGAGCAAGCCTGACGACGGCCTCGTCACGCGTCAGCAGGGCCTGACTTCGGTCTACGTGCCGCAGGAGCCGGAGTTCGACACGGACGACACGGTGTTCGAGGCGGTCGCTGCCGGCCTCACGCACGCCCGCGCGCTGCTGGACGAATACGACGCGGTCGCCAACCAGCTCGCCGACGAGCCGGAGGGCGCGGAGCACGACGCGCTGATGTCGCGCATGAACACGCTGCAATCGTCGCTGGACCATTCGGACGCCTGGAACTGGAGCACGCGCGTGGCTACCACGCTGCAACAGATCGGCCTGAACGGCGAGGCGCGCGTGGGCTCGCTGTCGGGTGGCATGCAAAAGCGCGTCGCGCTGGCGCGCGCGCTGGTCGTACAGCCCGACGTCCTGCTGCTCGACGAGCCGACCAATCACCTCGATTTCGACGGCATCCGCTGGCTCGAAGACCTGCTGGTCTCGCTGCGCGCGGGCCTGCTCTTCATTACCCACGATCGCGCGTTTCTCGATCGCGTCGCCACGCGCATCGTCGAACTGGATCGCGGGCGTCTGCTTTCGTATCCGGGCAATTTCAGCGCTTATCAGACGCGCAAGGCGCAGCAGCTCGAAATCGAGCAAGTGGAAGCCGCCAAGTTCGACAAACTGCTCGCGCAGGAAGAAGTGTGGATCCGCAAAGGCGTCGAGGCTCGCCGCACGCGCAGCGTCGGCCGGATCGCGCGGCTCGTGGAGATGCGCAACGAGCGCGCGGAACGCCGCAACGTGCTGGGCAACGTCAAGCTCGACGTCGGCCAAGGTGAAAAGTCCGGCAAGATCGTCGCCGAACTGACCGACGTGACCAAGCGCTACGGCGCGCGCACGGTGGTCGACAACTTCACGGCCACGGTCATGCGCGGCGACAAGATCGGCTTTGTCGGTCCGAACGGCGCGGGCAAGACCACGCTGCTCAAGATGATCCTCGGCGAATTGGCGCCGGACGAAGGCACGGTGCGCATCGGCACGAATCTGCAGGTCGCGTATTTCGACCAGATGCGCGCGCAGCTCGATCTGGAAAAGAGCCTGGCCGACACCATCAGCCCCGGCAGCGAATGGGTCGAAGTCAATGGCCAGAAGAAGCACGTCATGAGCTACCTCGGCGACTTCCTGTTCGCGCCGGAACGCGCGCGTTCGCCGGTCAAGTCGCTCTCCGGCGGCGAGCGTAACCGCCTGCTGCTGGCGCGTCTGTTCGCACGTCCGGCCAATGTGCTGGTGCTCGACGAGCCGACCAACGACCTCGACATCCCCACGCTCGAACTGCTCGAAGAACTGCTCACGGAATACGACGGCACGGTGCTGCTGGTCAGCCACGATCGCGCGTTCCTCGACAACGTCGCGACCTCGGTGATCGCGTCCGAAGGCGGCGGCAAGTGGCGCGAGTATGTCGGCGGCTTTACCGATTGGCAGATCCAGCGCGACCGTTCGCAGCAAATGGCGCTGGACGCGCAGAAGGAAGCCGGCAAGGACGCGGGCAAAGATGCGGGCAAAGACGCAGCGGCCAAAGACAGTGCGGCGGGCCGCAATACGCAACGCGCCGCTAAGCTGTCGTTCAAGGAGCAGCGTGAACTGGAGGCGCTGCCGGAAAAGATCGCCGCGCTCGAAGCCGAGCAGAAGACGATTGGCGCGCAACTCGAAGACGGCTCGGTGTTCGCCAAAGATGCGCAGGAAGGCACGCGTTTGACGGAGCGCTATGCCGCGATCGACGAAGAACTGCTGCTCGCACTGGAACGCTGGGACGAACTGGAAAACCGGCGCAAATGA
- a CDS encoding DNA topoisomerase IV subunit B codes for MSTKKPNAAYSEASIKVLKGLEPVKQRPGMYTRTENPLHIIQEVIDNASDEALGGYGRQITVTLHADHSVSVEDDGRGIPFGLHPEEGVPVVEIVFTRLHAGGKFDKAAGGAYTFSGGLHGVGVSVTNALSTRLDVTVWRDGKIAELSFANGDVAKELEVRPAAKGDKKSGTRVTAWANPKYFDSPNLPLGELQRLLRSKAVLLPGVEVTLINEKTGEQQTWKYEDGLRGYLLEGMNGSDLLIPLFEGERYAENSRASEETFAEGEGAAWVVAWSEEGTLMRESYVNLIPTPAGGTHESGLRDGLYQAVKSFVELHNLQPKGVKLLAEDVFARVSFVLSAKVLDPQFQGQIKERLNSRDAVKLVSSFARPALELWLNQHVELGKKLADLVIKQAQARTRAGQKVEKRKSSGVAVLPGKLTDCESTEIGRNELFLVEGDSAGGSAKMGRDKEYQAILPLRGKVLNTWETERDRLFANNEVHDISVAIGVDPHSPDDKVDLSNLRYGKICILSDADVDGSHIQVLLLTLFFKHFPQLIERGHVCVARPPLFRVDAPARGKKPAQKLYALDEGELEAILDKLRKDGVRDTQWSISRFKGLGEMSAEQLWDTTMNPDTRRLSPVALGALDYDATVARMTMLMGKGEAASRRSWLEEKGNEVEADI; via the coding sequence ATGTCTACGAAAAAGCCAAACGCCGCGTATAGCGAAGCGTCGATCAAGGTGTTGAAGGGCCTGGAGCCGGTCAAGCAACGGCCCGGGATGTACACCCGCACCGAGAATCCGCTGCACATCATTCAGGAAGTCATCGACAACGCGTCGGACGAAGCCCTCGGCGGCTACGGCCGGCAAATCACCGTGACCCTGCACGCGGACCATTCGGTCTCCGTCGAAGACGACGGCCGCGGCATTCCGTTCGGCCTGCATCCGGAAGAAGGCGTGCCGGTCGTGGAAATCGTGTTCACGCGCCTGCACGCGGGCGGCAAGTTCGATAAAGCCGCCGGCGGCGCGTACACGTTCTCGGGCGGCTTGCACGGCGTCGGCGTGTCCGTCACCAACGCGCTGTCCACGCGCCTCGACGTCACCGTGTGGCGCGACGGCAAGATCGCCGAACTGAGTTTCGCCAATGGCGACGTCGCCAAGGAACTCGAAGTGCGGCCCGCCGCGAAGGGCGACAAGAAATCCGGCACGCGCGTCACCGCGTGGGCCAATCCGAAATACTTCGATTCGCCGAACCTGCCGCTAGGCGAACTGCAACGTCTGCTGCGCTCGAAAGCGGTGTTGCTGCCGGGCGTCGAAGTCACGCTGATCAACGAGAAAACCGGCGAACAGCAAACCTGGAAATACGAAGACGGTCTGCGCGGTTATCTGCTCGAAGGCATGAACGGCAGCGATCTGCTGATTCCGCTGTTCGAGGGCGAGCGCTACGCCGAAAACTCGCGCGCGAGCGAAGAGACCTTTGCCGAAGGCGAGGGCGCGGCGTGGGTCGTCGCGTGGAGCGAGGAAGGCACGCTCATGCGCGAGTCGTATGTGAACCTGATTCCGACGCCCGCGGGCGGCACGCATGAGTCCGGCTTGCGCGACGGTCTATATCAAGCTGTGAAGAGCTTCGTCGAGTTGCATAACCTGCAGCCGAAGGGCGTCAAACTTTTGGCGGAAGACGTGTTCGCGCGCGTCTCGTTCGTGCTGTCGGCGAAGGTGCTCGATCCGCAATTCCAAGGGCAGATCAAGGAACGGTTGAATAGCCGCGACGCGGTCAAACTGGTGTCGTCGTTCGCGCGGCCGGCGCTGGAATTGTGGCTGAATCAGCACGTCGAGCTCGGCAAAAAACTCGCCGACCTCGTCATCAAGCAGGCGCAGGCGCGCACGCGTGCCGGGCAAAAGGTCGAGAAGCGCAAGAGCTCGGGCGTCGCGGTGTTGCCGGGCAAGCTGACCGATTGCGAATCGACGGAAATCGGCCGCAACGAATTGTTCCTCGTCGAGGGCGATTCGGCGGGCGGCTCCGCGAAGATGGGCCGCGACAAGGAATATCAGGCCATCCTGCCGCTGCGCGGCAAGGTGCTGAACACGTGGGAAACCGAGCGTGACCGCCTGTTCGCCAACAATGAGGTGCACGACATCTCGGTGGCGATCGGCGTCGATCCGCACAGCCCGGACGACAAGGTCGATCTCTCGAACCTGCGCTACGGCAAGATCTGCATTCTGTCGGACGCGGACGTCGACGGCTCGCACATTCAGGTTCTGCTGCTCACGCTGTTCTTCAAGCATTTCCCGCAATTGATCGAACGCGGACACGTGTGCGTGGCGCGTCCGCCGCTGTTCCGGGTCGACGCGCCCGCGCGCGGCAAGAAGCCGGCGCAGAAGCTCTACGCACTGGACGAAGGCGAACTCGAAGCGATTCTCGACAAGCTGCGCAAGGACGGCGTGCGCGACACGCAGTGGTCGATCAGCCGCTTCAAAGGCCTCGGCGAAATGAGCGCGGAACAGTTGTGGGACACCACGATGAACCCCGACACGCGGCGCTTGAGTCCGGTGGCGCTCGGCGCACTCGACTACGACGCCACGGTCGCGCGCATGACGATGCTCATGGGCAAGGGCGAAGCGGCGTCGCGCCGCAGCTGGCTGGAAGAAAAGGGCAACGAAGTGGAAGCGGATATCTGA
- the parC gene encoding DNA topoisomerase IV subunit A, with the protein MDDDNTLDLFTEPPPPEGDFLTLGNYAERAYLDYAVSVVKGRALPDVCDGQKPVQRRILFAMNDMGLSDNAKPVKSARVVGDVLGKYHPHGDQSAYDALVRLAQDFSMRYPLIDGQGNFGSRDGDGAAAMRYTEARLTPIAKLLLDEINQGTVDFMPNYDGSSEEPRLLPARLPFVLLNGASGIAVGLATEIPSHNLREVAAATVAMIRNPKIEHAELMQHIAGPDFPGGAQIISSDAEISAAYESGRGSLKVRARWKIEELARGQWQLVITELPPNTAAQKVLEEIEEQTNPKIKLGKKALTPEQLQTKQTMLALLDAVRDESGRDAPVRLVFEPKSSRIDQTDFVNTLLAYTSLESNASLNMVMVGGDGRPRQKGLSEILHEWIAFRFATVTRRTRHRLSKVDDRIHILEGRMIVFLNIDEVIRIIRESDEPKVALMAAFGLSDRQAEDILEIRLRQLARLEKIKIEKELAELRDEKAKLEELLGSESAMKRLLIKEIEGDAKQYGDERRTLIQQEKRATFEARVVDEPVTVVVSQKGWVRALKGHGLDVAGFTFKAGDGLYAAFQCRTPDTLVAWGSNGRVYSVAVAMLPGGRGDGVPVTSLIELESGSHLLHYYAASAEQALLLASSNGFGFVAKVGDMVSRVKAGKSFMTIDAGAAPLKPMPMLPDATHIACLSSGGRLLVFGIDEMKTLSGGGRGVTLMALDDKETLVQALSINNAGVVLIGTRRGGRVDEEKVSGAALAPHIGKRARKGRAPESKMKLEGMRPVLAA; encoded by the coding sequence ATGGACGACGATAACACTCTCGACCTTTTCACCGAGCCGCCGCCCCCCGAAGGCGACTTTCTCACGCTCGGCAATTACGCGGAACGCGCGTATCTCGACTATGCGGTGAGCGTGGTCAAGGGCCGCGCGCTGCCGGATGTGTGCGACGGCCAGAAGCCGGTGCAGCGCCGCATCCTGTTCGCGATGAACGACATGGGTCTGTCCGACAACGCGAAGCCGGTCAAGTCGGCGCGCGTGGTGGGCGACGTGCTCGGTAAGTATCACCCGCACGGCGACCAGTCCGCGTATGACGCGCTGGTGCGTCTCGCGCAAGACTTCTCGATGCGCTATCCGCTGATCGACGGTCAGGGCAACTTCGGTTCGCGCGACGGCGACGGCGCGGCGGCCATGCGCTACACGGAAGCGCGCCTCACGCCGATCGCGAAGCTGCTGCTCGATGAAATCAACCAGGGCACGGTCGATTTCATGCCCAACTACGACGGCTCTTCCGAGGAGCCGAGGCTGTTGCCCGCGCGCCTGCCGTTCGTGTTGCTGAACGGCGCATCGGGTATTGCGGTCGGATTGGCCACTGAAATTCCGTCGCACAATCTGCGCGAAGTCGCGGCCGCGACGGTCGCGATGATTCGCAATCCGAAGATCGAACACGCGGAGTTGATGCAGCACATCGCCGGGCCGGATTTTCCGGGCGGCGCGCAGATCATTTCGAGCGACGCCGAGATTTCCGCCGCGTACGAAAGCGGCCGGGGCAGTTTGAAGGTGCGGGCGCGCTGGAAGATCGAGGAACTCGCGCGTGGTCAGTGGCAACTGGTGATCACCGAATTGCCGCCGAACACGGCCGCGCAGAAGGTGCTCGAAGAAATCGAAGAGCAGACCAATCCGAAGATCAAGCTCGGCAAGAAGGCGCTCACGCCCGAACAACTGCAAACCAAGCAGACCATGCTGGCGTTGCTCGATGCCGTGCGCGACGAATCGGGCCGCGACGCGCCCGTGCGACTCGTGTTCGAGCCGAAGTCGAGCCGTATCGATCAAACCGATTTCGTCAACACGCTGCTCGCGTATACGAGCCTCGAATCGAATGCGTCGCTCAATATGGTCATGGTTGGCGGCGACGGCCGGCCGCGTCAGAAGGGCTTGAGCGAAATTCTGCACGAGTGGATCGCGTTCCGCTTCGCCACGGTGACGCGCCGCACGCGCCATCGTCTGAGCAAGGTCGACGACCGGATTCACATCCTCGAAGGCCGGATGATCGTCTTTTTAAATATCGACGAGGTCATCCGCATCATTCGCGAATCGGACGAACCGAAGGTCGCGTTGATGGCCGCGTTCGGCTTGTCCGACCGTCAGGCCGAAGACATTCTTGAAATCCGGCTGCGTCAGTTAGCGCGGCTCGAGAAGATCAAAATCGAGAAGGAACTGGCCGAACTCAGAGACGAGAAGGCCAAGCTGGAAGAACTGCTCGGCAGCGAATCGGCGATGAAGCGTCTGCTCATCAAGGAAATCGAAGGCGACGCCAAGCAGTACGGCGACGAACGCCGCACACTGATCCAGCAGGAAAAGCGCGCGACGTTCGAAGCGCGTGTGGTCGACGAACCGGTAACGGTCGTCGTGTCGCAAAAGGGTTGGGTGCGCGCGCTGAAGGGCCACGGGCTCGACGTGGCCGGTTTCACGTTCAAGGCCGGCGATGGGCTCTATGCGGCGTTCCAGTGCCGCACGCCGGACACGCTGGTCGCGTGGGGCAGCAACGGCCGTGTCTATTCGGTCGCAGTGGCGATGCTGCCGGGCGGCCGCGGTGACGGCGTGCCGGTCACGTCGCTGATCGAACTGGAGTCGGGCAGCCATCTGCTGCATTACTACGCGGCGTCCGCGGAGCAGGCCTTGCTGCTTGCTTCGAGCAACGGCTTTGGGTTCGTTGCGAAGGTCGGCGACATGGTGAGCCGCGTGAAGGCCGGCAAGTCGTTCATGACGATCGATGCCGGCGCCGCGCCGCTCAAGCCGATGCCGATGCTGCCGGACGCGACGCACATTGCGTGTCTTTCCTCCGGCGGACGTTTGCTGGTGTTCGGAATCGACGAGATGAAGACGCTCTCGGGCGGCGGCCGCGGTGTCACGCTGATGGCGCTCGACGACAAGGAAACTCTCGTACAGGCGCTCTCCATCAACAACGCGGGTGTCGTGTTGATCGGCACGCGCCGCGGCGGCCGTGTCGATGAAGAGAAGGTGAGTGGCGCGGCGCTCGCGCCGCATATCGGCAAGCGCGCGCGCAAGGGCCGCGCGCCTGAGAGCAAGATGAAGCTCGAAGGCATGCGTCCGGTGCTGGCCGCTTAA
- a CDS encoding CopD family protein, which translates to MNKAIELALFLHLLAVAVWVGGMVFAHFCLRPAIADLSPQLRLPLWESVFGRFFNWVAASVLVILLTGGFLLMQFGGGHATWPLHAMAGLGIVMMLIFGHIRFAVFPRIRRAVQAQKWPDGARAVGTIRRLVLINIVLGVVTIGVAVLSRGF; encoded by the coding sequence ATGAACAAGGCTATCGAACTCGCGCTCTTTCTCCATTTGCTCGCGGTTGCTGTGTGGGTAGGTGGGATGGTGTTCGCGCATTTCTGTCTGCGCCCGGCCATTGCCGATCTCTCGCCGCAATTACGCTTGCCGTTGTGGGAATCGGTGTTCGGCCGTTTCTTCAACTGGGTCGCGGCCTCGGTGCTGGTGATTCTCCTCACCGGCGGCTTCCTGCTGATGCAATTCGGCGGCGGTCATGCCACCTGGCCGCTGCATGCCATGGCCGGCCTCGGCATCGTGATGATGCTGATCTTCGGGCATATCCGCTTTGCCGTATTCCCGCGCATCCGCCGCGCGGTGCAGGCGCAAAAATGGCCGGATGGCGCGCGCGCCGTCGGCACGATCCGACGTCTGGTGCTGATCAATATCGTGCTCGGCGTGGTGACGATCGGCGTCGCGGTGCTGTCGCGCGGTTTCTGA
- a CDS encoding chromate transporter has protein sequence MQMITSQNAARRGEREPLWTLFRVVFGLSALSWGGLALMAQLENHYVEREGRLSRVAFSDLIALAWMVPGPVGCNVAVQLGHALRGRAGAWVAGIASVLPFFMLMTLFAIFYRTPFVRSAASPTLLNHFSVVLATLIAITWYKQTRALVRGKLEWMAAALGCIALFYARSPAAYVVMLGAAFGTGWFVSPVRDSRVIVSFARGDWQMLSALSIFLALFAMPLPHRYELALLWPRLAGAGMTLFGGGFSALPVLKTLFVTPAIGVSDNDFTLAFSLSPLSPGPLLNVVPFFGYLVDGWVGALIATLALFVPSGCLVVLAQRHLHQLKANPRFEHGMRILRAVTTAFLAVAVLRIAAHVPFKPIYLLTALFSAMCFAKLKVPVYVVYGTVAVVCGLWLAYGALI, from the coding sequence ATGCAGATGATCACGAGCCAGAATGCTGCCAGACGAGGCGAGCGGGAACCGCTATGGACGCTGTTCCGGGTCGTATTCGGCCTGTCCGCGTTGTCATGGGGCGGCCTCGCGCTCATGGCGCAACTTGAAAACCATTATGTCGAGCGTGAAGGACGTCTCTCGCGCGTCGCTTTCTCCGATCTGATCGCGCTCGCCTGGATGGTGCCCGGCCCGGTTGGCTGCAACGTCGCCGTGCAACTCGGGCATGCGCTGCGCGGACGCGCCGGCGCCTGGGTCGCGGGCATTGCCAGCGTCCTGCCCTTCTTCATGCTGATGACGCTGTTCGCGATCTTCTACCGCACGCCGTTCGTGCGTTCCGCCGCCTCGCCAACCTTGCTCAATCACTTCAGCGTCGTGCTGGCCACCCTGATCGCGATCACCTGGTATAAACAGACGCGTGCGCTGGTGCGCGGCAAACTCGAATGGATGGCGGCGGCGCTGGGTTGCATCGCGCTGTTCTATGCGCGCAGCCCGGCCGCTTATGTCGTCATGCTTGGAGCGGCCTTCGGCACCGGCTGGTTCGTGAGCCCGGTGCGCGATTCGCGCGTCATCGTCTCGTTCGCGCGCGGCGACTGGCAGATGCTGAGCGCTCTGTCCATCTTTCTCGCGTTGTTCGCGATGCCGTTGCCGCATCGCTATGAGCTGGCGCTGTTGTGGCCGCGGCTTGCGGGCGCCGGCATGACGTTGTTCGGCGGCGGCTTCTCGGCGTTGCCGGTGCTCAAGACGCTATTCGTTACGCCGGCGATCGGCGTCTCCGATAACGACTTCACGCTGGCGTTTTCGCTGTCGCCGCTATCGCCCGGACCGCTGTTGAACGTGGTGCCGTTCTTCGGCTATCTGGTGGATGGCTGGGTGGGCGCGCTGATTGCCACGCTCGCGCTGTTCGTGCCGTCCGGATGCCTCGTCGTGCTGGCGCAGCGGCATCTGCATCAGTTGAAGGCCAATCCGCGCTTCGAGCACGGCATGCGGATCCTGCGCGCCGTCACCACCGCGTTTCTTGCGGTGGCCGTGCTGCGCATTGCAGCCCATGTGCCGTTCAAACCGATCTATCTGTTGACCGCGCTGTTCTCCGCCATGTGCTTCGCCAAGCTGAAGGTGCCGGTGTACGTGGTGTACGGGACGGTAGCCGTGGTGTGCGGACTGTGGCTCGCTTATGGCGCGCTGATCTAG
- a CDS encoding bifunctional diguanylate cyclase/phosphodiesterase, giving the protein MSQSRFSDQRDAKPRRDPAVSRRRALLVIPALGVLVLILLWTVIFARLSVEKEATYREAMASAAILSAALEQHTVKAIHQVDQITRFVKFEFEKTPNHFDLASTVEKGVVQSETLVQVSLIDEHGTLVANTAELNPKRIDLSDREHFKVHEHENDDQLYISKPVLGRVSGHWTLQMTRRLNHPDGSFAGVVVVSEDPSYFTTDFYNNAAIGREGVIAVISDNGTVLARRTGSTETANGVFSASGSYPTSEHVSGTYIDSIDNVTRIVSYRHIDGYPLGVLVGLSQAEEFADYNHTRNVYLMMAGFISLAMLSFFAVATGLIGKLLGREREMTHLVEYDLLTGLRNRYATLQTLRHDVAQQNNLGRLAILFIDLDNFKTVNDTLGHNAGDIVLQMTASRLAAAVGEGGALSRIGGDEFVVVIKGDDVEKRAVALAEAAAEAFAKPFEVRGSSFVLHASIGIALYSVANESEIDLLKKADLAMYSAKDAGKNCYQFYSPQLSHRADHLMKWEQQLRVALAEGQLFLTYQPKIDLTRRCITGFEALVRWNHPQHGLIPANEFIPVAESTGLIVPIGDFVIETACRQLALWQQQGYDTLSLAVNISAVQFWRGDLYETISHAIEESGISARRLELEITETAMMEYPELVSEKIFALKRLGVRIALDDFGTGYSSLSYLNRFSVDTLKVDRSFIQAIPGDRSVCVMVTAIVNLARSLGLTVVVEGTETEEQIAWLAALGHIEAQGFLFSRPVPVEAIPALLERFGVCGMTGRRIAHEADSTSSVSSTNP; this is encoded by the coding sequence ATGAGTCAATCCCGCTTCTCCGACCAGCGCGATGCCAAACCCCGGCGCGACCCCGCAGTGTCGCGCCGACGCGCGTTGCTCGTCATTCCCGCGCTGGGCGTATTGGTCCTGATCCTGCTTTGGACAGTGATCTTCGCGCGTCTGTCAGTCGAGAAAGAAGCGACCTATCGCGAGGCCATGGCCTCTGCTGCAATTCTTTCCGCGGCGCTGGAGCAGCACACCGTCAAGGCGATTCACCAGGTCGATCAGATTACCCGCTTCGTCAAATTCGAGTTCGAGAAAACGCCGAATCATTTCGATCTTGCGAGCACGGTGGAAAAAGGCGTCGTGCAAAGCGAGACATTGGTGCAAGTGTCGTTGATCGACGAACACGGCACGTTGGTCGCCAACACGGCCGAACTCAACCCCAAGCGTATCGATCTGTCCGACCGCGAACACTTCAAGGTCCACGAACACGAGAACGACGACCAGCTATATATCAGCAAGCCCGTGCTCGGCCGCGTGTCCGGCCACTGGACCTTGCAGATGACGCGGCGTCTGAATCATCCGGACGGCTCGTTCGCGGGCGTCGTGGTGGTCTCCGAAGATCCCAGCTACTTCACCACCGACTTCTACAACAACGCGGCGATCGGCCGCGAAGGCGTGATCGCGGTGATCTCGGACAACGGCACCGTGCTCGCGCGGCGCACCGGCAGCACCGAGACCGCCAACGGCGTGTTCTCGGCAAGCGGTTCGTATCCGACTTCGGAGCACGTGTCGGGCACCTATATCGATTCGATCGACAACGTCACGCGCATCGTGTCGTACCGGCATATCGACGGCTATCCGCTCGGCGTGCTCGTGGGTCTCTCGCAAGCCGAAGAATTCGCCGACTACAACCACACGCGCAACGTCTATCTGATGATGGCGGGTTTCATCTCGCTCGCCATGCTGAGTTTCTTCGCCGTGGCGACCGGCCTGATCGGCAAGCTGCTCGGCCGCGAGCGCGAGATGACGCACCTGGTCGAATACGATCTGCTCACCGGTCTGCGTAATCGCTACGCGACGCTGCAGACCTTGCGGCACGACGTGGCGCAGCAGAACAACCTCGGCCGCCTCGCGATTCTCTTTATCGACCTCGACAACTTCAAGACCGTCAACGACACGCTCGGCCACAATGCCGGCGACATCGTGCTGCAAATGACGGCCTCGCGGCTCGCCGCCGCGGTCGGCGAAGGCGGCGCGCTGAGCCGCATCGGCGGCGACGAGTTCGTCGTCGTGATCAAGGGCGACGATGTCGAGAAGCGCGCCGTCGCGCTCGCCGAAGCCGCGGCCGAAGCGTTCGCCAAGCCGTTCGAAGTGCGCGGCAGTTCGTTCGTGCTGCATGCGAGCATCGGCATCGCGCTCTACTCGGTCGCCAACGAAAGCGAGATCGACCTGCTGAAAAAAGCCGACCTCGCCATGTACAGCGCGAAAGACGCGGGCAAGAACTGCTACCAGTTCTACTCGCCGCAGCTGTCGCATCGCGCGGATCATTTGATGAAGTGGGAACAGCAGTTGCGCGTGGCGCTCGCCGAAGGCCAACTGTTCCTCACCTATCAGCCGAAGATCGATCTGACGCGCCGCTGCATTACCGGCTTCGAGGCATTGGTACGCTGGAATCATCCGCAGCACGGTTTGATTCCGGCGAACGAGTTCATTCCGGTTGCGGAATCGACCGGCTTGATCGTGCCGATCGGCGACTTCGTGATCGAGACCGCCTGCCGTCAACTCGCGCTGTGGCAGCAACAGGGCTACGACACGCTGTCGCTCGCGGTGAACATCTCGGCGGTGCAATTCTGGCGTGGCGACCTGTACGAAACGATCTCGCACGCCATCGAGGAAAGCGGCATCTCCGCGCGCCGCCTCGAACTCGAAATCACCGAAACGGCGATGATGGAATATCCCGAACTGGTCTCGGAAAAGATCTTCGCGTTGAAGCGCCTCGGCGTGCGCATCGCGCTTGACGATTTCGGTACCGGCTATTCGTCGCTGTCCTATCTGAACCGCTTCTCGGTGGACACGTTGAAGGTGGACCGTTCGTTCATCCAGGCAATTCCGGGCGACCGCAGCGTCTGCGTGATGGTCACCGCGATCGTCAATCTGGCGCGCTCGCTCGGGCTCACGGTGGTGGTCGAAGGCACGGAGACCGAAGAGCAGATTGCATGGCTCGCCGCGCTCGGCCATATCGAGGCGCAGGGCTTTCTATTCTCGCGTCCCGTGCCGGTGGAGGCGATTCCGGCGCTGCTGGAACGCTTCGGCGTGTGCGGCATGACGGGCCGCCGCATCGCGCACGAAGCGGACAGCACCAGCAGCGTATCCAGCACCAACCCCTGA